One genomic segment of Methanothermobacter wolfeii includes these proteins:
- a CDS encoding TIGR01177 family methyltransferase codes for MEILVILSQEHPSLPLAELRAVLEAEKISFSIKEAGKGHAIIDAPSPAHRILKERLAYAHEVCQLLTSSGVDDIEDAFRSIEWKDIIEGSFAVRIRKLDGEIDSQELERRLGAIIKEDTGAAVDLEDPWTLIRPVLAGERFLITRRLAEITKDHFNQAKPHLRPFFYPGSMSPKLARCMVNLSGVRAGDRVLDPFCGTGGILIEAGLMGIYVIGADIDWKMVEGTEQNLRHYGITDFEVIRSDARDLKLQEPVNAIVTDPPYGISASTAGEESEKLYREFLDSAHPLLKDDGTICMAAPHYIDLEALMDERFHVREKYSIRMHRSLTRVIRVIEKI; via the coding sequence ATGGAAATACTAGTGATACTCTCACAGGAACACCCCAGCCTCCCCCTGGCAGAACTCAGGGCAGTCCTTGAGGCAGAAAAGATCAGCTTCAGCATAAAGGAGGCAGGGAAGGGCCACGCAATTATAGATGCACCCTCCCCGGCCCACAGGATCCTTAAGGAGAGACTTGCATATGCACATGAGGTATGCCAGCTCCTCACATCCTCAGGGGTCGATGATATTGAGGACGCCTTCAGATCAATTGAATGGAAGGACATCATCGAGGGCAGCTTCGCGGTGAGAATAAGGAAACTTGACGGGGAAATCGATTCGCAGGAACTTGAAAGAAGACTCGGAGCCATCATTAAGGAGGATACCGGTGCAGCCGTTGACCTTGAGGATCCATGGACACTCATAAGGCCAGTGCTTGCAGGTGAAAGGTTCCTGATAACAAGGAGACTTGCAGAGATCACCAAGGACCACTTCAACCAGGCAAAACCCCATCTGAGGCCATTCTTCTACCCCGGCTCCATGAGCCCCAAGCTTGCAAGGTGCATGGTTAACCTCTCAGGTGTCAGGGCCGGTGACAGGGTGCTCGACCCCTTCTGCGGCACCGGAGGCATCCTCATAGAGGCAGGGCTCATGGGAATCTACGTCATCGGGGCGGATATAGACTGGAAGATGGTTGAGGGGACAGAGCAGAACCTCAGACACTACGGGATAACAGACTTCGAGGTTATAAGGTCCGATGCAAGGGACCTGAAACTCCAGGAACCTGTAAATGCCATAGTAACAGACCCTCCCTACGGCATATCCGCTTCAACAGCAGGCGAGGAGAGCGAAAAACTCTACAGGGAGTTCCTTGACTCGGCACACCCACTTCTAAAGGATGATGGGACCATATGCATGGCGGCCCCCCACTACATAGACCTTGAGGCCCTCATGGATGAAAGGTTCCATGTAAGGGAAAAATACAGTATAAGGATGC